In Mycobacterium sp. ITM-2016-00317, the genomic window CCGGTTCAGCGCCTGGTACGAGTTCTTCCCGCGCTCCACGGGCGGCTGGGACAGTGCGGGCAACCCCGTGCACGGCACGTTCGCCACCGCCATCAAGGCGCTGCCGCGGGTGGCCAGGATGAACTTCGACATCGTGTACCTGCCCCCGATCCATCCGATCGGCAAGGTGCACCGCAAGGGCCGCAACAACAGCGTCACCGCCGCCCCCGGCGATGTGGGGTCCCCGTGGGCGATCGGCAGCGACGAGGGCGGCCACGACGCCGTGCACCCCGACCTGGGCACCATCGAGGACTTCGACGAGTTCGTCGGCGCGGCGCGCGACGAAGGCCTCGAGGTGGCCCTGGACCTCGCGCTGCAGTGCGCGCCGGACCACCCGTGGGCCCGGGAGCATCCCGAGTGGTTCACGGTGCTGCCCGACGGCACCATCGCCTACGCGGAGAACCCGCCGAAGAAGTACCAGGACATCTATCCGCTGAACTTCGACACCGATCCCACCGGCCTGTACGAAGAGGTCCTGCGGGTGGTGCTGTACTGGGTGTCCCACGGGGTCAAGGTGTTTCGGGTCGACAACCCGCACACCAAACCGCCGAACTTCTGGGCGTGGCTGATCGGCGAGGTCAAGAACGTCGACCCCGACGTGCTCTTCCTCGCCGAGGCGTTCACCCGGCCGGCGCGGCTGTTCGGACTGGCCAAGCTCGGGTACACGCAGTCCTACACGTACTTCACCTGGCGCACGGCCAAGTGGGAACTGACCGAGTTCGGCGAATCGATCGCCGAGCACGCCGACTACTGCAGGCAGAGTCTGTGGACGAACACGCCCGACATCCTGCACGAGAGCCTGCAGCACGGCGGTCCCGGGATGTTCGCGATCCGCGCGGTTCTCGCGTCGACGATGAGCCCCACGTGGGGGATGTACTCGGGCTTCGAACTGTTCGAGCACCGCGCGGTGCGTGAGGGCAGCGAGGAGTACCTGAACTCGGAGAAGTACGAGCTGCGACCCCGCGACTACGAGGCCGCGGTGGCCGACGGCGAATCCCTGGAGCCGTTCATCACCCGGCTCAACGAGATCCGCCGCCTGCACCCCGCGCTGCAGCAGTTGCGGACCATCAAGTTCCACCACATCGACAACGACGCGCTGCTGGCATACAGCAAGTTCGACCCGGTGTCGGGCGATCAGGTGCTCGTGGTGGTGACCATCAACCCGTTCGGCCCGGAAGAGGGGACGCTGTGGCTGGACATGGAAGCGCTGGGCATGGACCAGCAGGACCGCTACTGGGTACGCGACGAGATCTCCGGCGAGGAATACCAGTGGGGCCAGGCCAATTACGTGCGCCTGGACCCGGCGCGGGCTGTGGCCCACGTGTTCAACATGCCGCAGGTTCCCGCTGACCAACGAGCCAACCTTCTGCGTAGGGAGTGACGACATGACCAACGCGTCCAATCTGGAGAAGAACCACATCGACAGCCCGCATCTGCGGCCGCACACCGCCGACCTCAACCGGCTGCTGGCCGGTGAGCATCACGATCCGCACTCGATCCTGGGCGCCCACGAGTACGGCGACCACACGGTGATCCGTGCCTATCGACCGCACGCGGTCGAGGTGGTCGCGCTCATCGGCGGCAACCGCTATCCGTTGCAGCACATCGAATCCGGCCTGTTCGCGGTCGCGGTGCCGTTCACCGGCCTGATCGACTACCGGTTCCAGATCAGGTACTCCGAGGACGAGTCGGCGTTCGTGCACACCGTCGCCGACGCCTACCGGTTCCTGCCCACGCTGGGTGAGGTCGACCTGCACCTGTTCGGTGAGGGCAGGCACGAGCGGCTGTGGGAGATCCTGGGCGCGCATCCGCGCAGCTTCACCACCGCCGACGGCGAGGTCGACGGCGTGTCGTTCGCCGTGTGGGCGCCCAATGCCAAGGGCGTCAGCGTGACCGGCGACTTCAACCACTGGGGCAACGAAGCCCAGATGCGGGTGCTCGGCTCCAGCGGCGTGTGGGAACTGTTCTGGCCCGGGTTCCCCGAGGGCGGGCTCTACAAGTTCCGGGTGCACGGCGCCGACGGCGCGGTGACCGACCGCGCCGACCCGATGGCCTTCGCGACCGAGGTGCCGCCGCAGACCGCGTCCCGGGTGTTCGAGAGCGACTACACCTGGAGCGACGACGAATGGATGAGCGGGCGCGCACTGCGTAACCCGGTCTTCGAGCCGATGAGCACCTACGAGGTGCACCTGGGCTCCTGGCGACCGGGCCTGAGCTACACCGAGCTGGCCGAGCAGCTCACCGAGTACGTCGTCGAGCACGGCTTCACCCACGTCGAGATGCTGCCGGTCGCCGAGCATCCGTTCGGCGGATCGTGGGGCTACCAGGTCACGTCCTACTACGCGCCGTCGTCCCGGTTCGGCTCCCCCGACGAGTTCCGTTACCTCGTCGACGCGCTGCACCGGGCAGGCATCGGCGTGCTCGTCGACTGGGTGCCCGCCCACTTCCCCAAGGACGCGTGGGCGCTCGGCCGTTTCGACGGCACCGCGCTCTACGAGCACGGCGATCCGCGCCGCGGCGAGCAACTGGACTGGGGCACTTACGTTTTCGACTTCGGCCGGTCCGAGGTACGCAACTTCCTCGTCGCGAACGCGCTGTACTGGCTGCAGGAGTACCACATCGACGGATTGCGGGTCGACGCCGTAGCGTCGATGCTCTACCTCGACTACTCGCGACCCGAGGGCGGCTGGTCGCCGAACATCTACGGCGGCCGGGAGAACCTAGAGGCGGTGCAGTTCCTGCAGGAGATGAACGCCACCGTCCACAAGATCAACCCGGGCATCGTCACGATCGCCGAGGAGTCGACGTCCTGGCCCGGCGTCACCCGTCCGACGAACCTTGGCGGACTTGGCTTTTCGATGAAGTGGAACATGGGCTGGATGAACGACACGCTGGAGTTCATCAAGCGCGACCCGATCCACCGCAGCTACCACCACCACGAACTGACGTTCTCCCTGCTGTATGCGTTCAGCGAGAACTTCGTGCTGCCCATCAGCCACGACGAAGTGGTGCACGGCAAGGGCACGCTGTGGGGCCGGATGCCGGGTGACGACCACATGAAGGCCGCGGGCATCCGCAGTCTGCTGGCCTACCAGTGGGCGCACCCTGGTAAGCAGTTGCTGTTCATGGGGCAGGAGTTCGGCCAGCGCGCCGAATGGTCCGAGGAACGAGGCGTGGACTGGTTCCAGCTCGACGAGCAGGGCTTCTCCGGCGGCATCCTGCGCATGCTGTCCGACGCCAACGACATCTACCGCAGCCGTCGTGCGCTGTGGTCACGCGACAGCCAGCCCGAGGGCTACTCGTGGATCGACGCGAACGACTCGGCGAACAACGTGCTGAGCTTCCTGCGGTTCGGTGACGACGGGTCGATGATGGCCTGCGTGTTCAACTTCTCGGGTGCCGAGCACGCCCGCTACCGGCTGGGCCTACCGCACGCCGGGACGTGGCGCGAGGTGCTCAACACCGACTCCGACAGCTATCACGGATCGGGGATCGGCAATTACGGCGCGGTCGAGGCCACCGACGAACCGTGGCACGGCAGGCCCGCGTCCGCGGTGATGGTGCTGCCGCCGCTGGCCGCGCTGTGGTTCGAGCCAGTCCCACCCGAGACGGCCGCAACCCCCGTCGAGCCCTGACCCCGCTCCCGCCGAACGCAATTTCGGCGGGAAGGTCAGTAGAGGGCGTTGGCGAGGTTGCGCGGCCGGCGACGACCTCCGGGTCGGCCGGATCGAACAACTCGAAGAGCTCGATCAGGCGCGTGCGCACCCTGGTGCGGTCGTCCCCCGCGGTGCGCTTGACCAGGGCGGTCAGCCGCGCGAACGCGGCGGCGATGTCCTGCTGCATGATCTCGACGTCGGCGGCCGCGAACGCGGCGTCGATGTCCTCCGGTGAGGCGTCGGCGAGCGCGACGGCGTCGCGGGGGTGGGTCGTCGCCCGCTGCAGGAAGGCGATCTGGCGCACTGCGCCCTGAGCTTCCGGGTGGCCCGGGTTGGCGTCGAGGATCGCCTGGTAGGCACTGCGCGCGGCATCGAAGTCGCCGGCGTCGAGATACGCGCGGGCCTGTTCGACCTCGGGGTCGACGGTCTCCTCGGCCTCGGCTCCGGCTGCGCCGCCGAGCTTTCCGGCCGTCGCGTTGAGCAGCGAGTCGATCCAGCGCCGCAGCTGCTCGGGCGGCTGCATGCCCTCGAAACTGGACAGCGGCCTACCGCCGGCCAGGGCCACCACGGTCGGCACCGCCTGGACACCGAACATCTGCGCGACCCGCGCGGTGGTGTCGACGTTGACCGTCGTGTATGCCCACTTGCCGCCGTCGGCGGCGGCAAGGGAGGCCAGCGCCTCGCCGAGCTGGACACTGGAATCGCTGCGGGGCGACCACAGCAGCACCACCACGGGCAACTCGGTGGAGCGGACCAGCACCTCGGCTTCGAGGTTGGTTTCGGTGATCTCCACGCCGCCGGGGCTTGCGCCCGGCGTGCCGGCACCGGCGGCGGCCGGGCGTTGCTTGAGCGCCGACAGGTCGACAGCTCCCGCCAGCGCAGGCGAGATTCGGGGTCCAGGTCGTGTCACGTGAACAATTTTGTCACGCCGATTCGGATACCGATGCCCCCGGTCGACCGAGCTCTGCGGATACCGGCTGGGAACCCAGCCGGCCGCTGCGATCTGCCCATATGAGGAAGATCACACTGCCCAATGGCACGATGCTGCCCAGCAACGCCAGCAACCAGGTTGCGATGCCCCATTTGTTCACGATCCCGACGACCAGCGCGGCCACACCGAACGCGACGAACACGGCGCCGTGCGCCGGGCCGAACACCTTCACCCCGATCTCGGTGGGTGCGGAGTGCAGGTACTTGAAGTACATCCCCATCAGCAGCCCGACCCAGCTGACCGCCTCAGCGAACGCGATCAACCGGAACCAGCCCGCTGCGGTGCGGAGGTCGTATGCGCTAGTCATAGCGGCCATTGTGCCCGACCGGACGGCCGGCTACTACAACGTGTCGTTGACGTGCCGGCGTCAGGGCCGGCGCAAGACCAGCGCGTCGCCCTGTCCGCCCGCGCCGCACAGCGCGGCAACCGCGTAGCCGGAGCCCCGGCGCGCGAGTTCCAGGGCTGCGTGCAGCGTGATGCGGGCGCCCGACATCCCGATCGGAT contains:
- a CDS encoding alpha-1,4-glucan--maltose-1-phosphate maltosyltransferase — protein: MTAGRIEIDDVQPVVSEGRFPAKAVVGEVVPVTATVWREGHDAVDATLVVRYHGTAYPALADEPPGRVRPAEVVPIEDLVNPSPRVRPLALPMDTGRTPDVFHGQFVPDEVGLWTFRVDGWGNPLATWRKNVTAKLEAGQSEGELDNDLQVGARLLERAATRVPRQDRFPLAEAAARLREPGDPYYRAGAALAPELTALLDQYPLREFVTRGKQYGIWVDRPLARFSAWYEFFPRSTGGWDSAGNPVHGTFATAIKALPRVARMNFDIVYLPPIHPIGKVHRKGRNNSVTAAPGDVGSPWAIGSDEGGHDAVHPDLGTIEDFDEFVGAARDEGLEVALDLALQCAPDHPWAREHPEWFTVLPDGTIAYAENPPKKYQDIYPLNFDTDPTGLYEEVLRVVLYWVSHGVKVFRVDNPHTKPPNFWAWLIGEVKNVDPDVLFLAEAFTRPARLFGLAKLGYTQSYTYFTWRTAKWELTEFGESIAEHADYCRQSLWTNTPDILHESLQHGGPGMFAIRAVLASTMSPTWGMYSGFELFEHRAVREGSEEYLNSEKYELRPRDYEAAVADGESLEPFITRLNEIRRLHPALQQLRTIKFHHIDNDALLAYSKFDPVSGDQVLVVVTINPFGPEEGTLWLDMEALGMDQQDRYWVRDEISGEEYQWGQANYVRLDPARAVAHVFNMPQVPADQRANLLRRE
- the glgB gene encoding 1,4-alpha-glucan branching protein GlgB: MTNASNLEKNHIDSPHLRPHTADLNRLLAGEHHDPHSILGAHEYGDHTVIRAYRPHAVEVVALIGGNRYPLQHIESGLFAVAVPFTGLIDYRFQIRYSEDESAFVHTVADAYRFLPTLGEVDLHLFGEGRHERLWEILGAHPRSFTTADGEVDGVSFAVWAPNAKGVSVTGDFNHWGNEAQMRVLGSSGVWELFWPGFPEGGLYKFRVHGADGAVTDRADPMAFATEVPPQTASRVFESDYTWSDDEWMSGRALRNPVFEPMSTYEVHLGSWRPGLSYTELAEQLTEYVVEHGFTHVEMLPVAEHPFGGSWGYQVTSYYAPSSRFGSPDEFRYLVDALHRAGIGVLVDWVPAHFPKDAWALGRFDGTALYEHGDPRRGEQLDWGTYVFDFGRSEVRNFLVANALYWLQEYHIDGLRVDAVASMLYLDYSRPEGGWSPNIYGGRENLEAVQFLQEMNATVHKINPGIVTIAEESTSWPGVTRPTNLGGLGFSMKWNMGWMNDTLEFIKRDPIHRSYHHHELTFSLLYAFSENFVLPISHDEVVHGKGTLWGRMPGDDHMKAAGIRSLLAYQWAHPGKQLLFMGQEFGQRAEWSEERGVDWFQLDEQGFSGGILRMLSDANDIYRSRRALWSRDSQPEGYSWIDANDSANNVLSFLRFGDDGSMMACVFNFSGAEHARYRLGLPHAGTWREVLNTDSDSYHGSGIGNYGAVEATDEPWHGRPASAVMVLPPLAALWFEPVPPETAATPVEP
- a CDS encoding DUF3817 domain-containing protein — translated: MAAMTSAYDLRTAAGWFRLIAFAEAVSWVGLLMGMYFKYLHSAPTEIGVKVFGPAHGAVFVAFGVAALVVGIVNKWGIATWLLALLGSIVPLGSVIFLIWADRSGRLGSQPVSAELGRPGASVSESA